A window from Photobacterium sp. DA100 encodes these proteins:
- a CDS encoding LacI family DNA-binding transcriptional regulator: MNSSQIAKLAGVSRSTVSKVINNYPDIPEDTKKKVLAVIKKHDYKPNKFASVLKGIPQKVVALYIHATKNDMDAGNLDNLDSSYVMGIISHFIFAAKLHDHSLMVELIHENEDQTQIERQIKENFDSKAICAAVFLGLTDNSHFIDNLVNAGYNIASIDRKIATEGAGVNITTNDEESAYLATKHLISNGYTQITLIAGDPDKQSARSREHGYLRAIEEHGLSAHKLDCGYSEKLGAQAADQLLAAQKQPDAILCASDIIAYGLIGRMREKNEDYLMSLGIAGFDNIAFNSYQRPSLTSVAVDYKEMAETTIEALLRDESHSEFIISTKLFARDSSQPKPSKEV; encoded by the coding sequence ATGAATAGCTCACAAATTGCAAAACTGGCAGGTGTGTCTCGAAGTACCGTATCTAAGGTGATCAATAACTACCCTGATATTCCCGAGGACACTAAAAAGAAAGTGTTGGCTGTTATCAAAAAGCATGACTACAAACCCAACAAGTTCGCCTCTGTCCTTAAGGGGATTCCACAGAAAGTTGTCGCCTTGTATATCCATGCAACGAAAAATGACATGGATGCAGGCAACCTCGACAACCTTGATTCATCGTATGTGATGGGGATCATTTCCCACTTTATCTTTGCCGCCAAACTGCACGATCATTCTTTGATGGTCGAACTTATCCATGAAAACGAAGATCAAACGCAGATCGAGCGCCAAATCAAAGAAAATTTCGACTCCAAAGCAATATGCGCTGCGGTATTTCTTGGGTTAACAGACAATAGCCACTTTATCGATAACTTGGTGAACGCAGGATACAACATAGCCTCTATCGATAGGAAAATCGCCACAGAAGGCGCAGGCGTCAATATTACCACCAATGATGAAGAGAGTGCTTATCTTGCCACTAAGCACTTAATTTCCAATGGTTATACCCAAATCACCTTGATCGCAGGCGATCCTGACAAGCAGTCAGCAAGAAGCCGTGAACATGGATACTTACGTGCCATTGAAGAGCATGGCCTCAGCGCTCATAAACTTGACTGCGGTTACTCAGAGAAACTCGGTGCGCAAGCAGCCGATCAATTACTTGCAGCACAAAAGCAACCGGATGCCATACTTTGCGCCTCAGATATCATTGCTTACGGCCTCATCGGCCGAATGCGAGAAAAGAATGAAGACTACCTGATGTCGTTGGGTATTGCCGGCTTTGATAACATTGCATTTAATTCATACCAAAGGCCAAGCCTGACGTCTGTTGCTGTCGATTACAAAGAAATGGCGGAGACCACTATCGAAGCCCTACTCAGGGATGAAAGTCATTCCGAATTTATCATTTCAACCAAATTATTCGCCCGCGACTCCAGCCAGCCTAAGCCGAGTAAGGAGGTGTGA
- a CDS encoding DUF393 domain-containing protein → MTMLIVFYDGSCPLCAREMAMKILHGELDGKPLYGLDVTYHAWRLVGKKWRVAFLRWWWVKPVADRAYLFFAKHRQAISKLFVRRFRCDNNSCYK, encoded by the coding sequence ATAACTATGTTAATCGTATTTTATGATGGTTCGTGCCCATTATGTGCAAGAGAAATGGCGATGAAAATCCTTCATGGCGAGCTTGATGGCAAGCCGTTATACGGCCTCGATGTCACTTATCATGCCTGGCGTTTGGTGGGAAAAAAGTGGCGAGTAGCATTTCTGCGTTGGTGGTGGGTTAAGCCCGTTGCCGACAGGGCTTATCTGTTCTTTGCCAAGCATCGGCAGGCGATCTCTAAGCTGTTTGTCCGCAGGTTTCGTTGTGATAATAACTCTTGCTATAAGTAA
- a CDS encoding amidohydrolase, which produces MKTRISIITSALLLAGCSTVAEPQAESQYNASLIITNGQVLTINDEKDVIENGVIVIENDTIVAVGDASLLSRYQAPKVIDAENGIVMPGMINTHNHLPMIAFRGLGEEGIENRLFAYFFPLEKEKLSRDLIYQATKLGAVDLAQSGVTTYADMYYHVDDMARATKEVGLRAVLGETVIKFPVVDAPEPYGGIEYATQFIEQYQNDPLITPAFAPHAVYTVSKEKLQEINRLSAKLDAPVLIHVAEFGNEAERIEGNDQQLSPVAWLKEIGVLDNRMVLAHGIHLDQNDIDLIKQAGASVAHNPMANAKGATGIAPAWEMYRQGLRLGLGTDGPMSSNQVDLWRTLSYTANMQRLKHNDRTIMIPEQVIELSTIGGARALHMEDQIGSLEVGKKADIIIVETQSPNMMPNYNPYATLVYQANPGNVSTTIVNGDIVMEQREIKNIDMAEMQQAVRAIEADIAEFAKELSKKAIKSKSLMQ; this is translated from the coding sequence ATGAAAACCAGAATATCGATCATTACTTCCGCCCTGCTACTGGCAGGCTGTTCAACCGTTGCCGAACCCCAAGCCGAATCTCAGTATAATGCCAGCCTGATCATTACCAATGGCCAGGTGTTAACCATCAACGATGAAAAAGATGTGATAGAAAATGGTGTTATCGTCATCGAAAACGACACCATCGTCGCTGTCGGTGATGCAAGCTTACTGAGCCGATATCAGGCTCCCAAGGTTATCGATGCCGAAAACGGCATTGTCATGCCGGGGATGATCAACACCCATAACCACCTGCCGATGATCGCGTTCCGCGGCTTGGGTGAAGAAGGGATCGAAAACCGTCTGTTTGCCTATTTCTTCCCACTGGAAAAAGAGAAGCTAAGCCGCGATTTGATTTATCAGGCGACCAAGCTGGGGGCGGTCGATCTGGCCCAGAGCGGTGTAACTACCTATGCCGACATGTACTACCACGTCGATGACATGGCCCGTGCCACCAAAGAAGTCGGCCTCCGTGCGGTACTCGGTGAAACTGTGATTAAATTCCCGGTGGTCGATGCCCCCGAACCATATGGCGGTATTGAGTACGCCACCCAGTTTATCGAGCAATACCAGAACGATCCGCTGATCACCCCGGCTTTCGCGCCGCATGCGGTTTATACCGTTTCTAAAGAGAAGCTGCAGGAGATCAACCGCCTGTCAGCCAAGCTTGATGCACCTGTGCTGATCCACGTTGCCGAATTCGGCAATGAGGCCGAGCGTATCGAAGGTAATGACCAACAACTCAGTCCGGTGGCATGGCTGAAGGAAATCGGCGTACTGGATAACCGCATGGTGCTGGCCCACGGGATCCATCTCGACCAGAATGACATCGACCTGATCAAACAGGCGGGTGCCAGCGTGGCACACAACCCGATGGCCAATGCCAAAGGTGCAACCGGTATTGCCCCGGCATGGGAAATGTACCGCCAGGGATTGCGCTTGGGACTAGGCACCGACGGGCCGATGAGCTCGAACCAGGTCGATCTGTGGCGGACCTTAAGCTACACCGCCAACATGCAGCGTCTCAAGCATAACGACCGCACCATTATGATCCCCGAGCAAGTGATTGAGCTATCCACCATAGGTGGCGCAAGGGCACTTCACATGGAAGATCAAATCGGCTCGCTGGAAGTGGGTAAAAAAGCAGATATCATCATTGTCGAAACCCAATCGCCGAACATGATGCCGAACTACAACCCATACGCGACCTTGGTGTACCAGGCCAACCCAGGCAATGTCAGCACCACCATCGTCAATGGCGACATCGTGATGGAACAGCGGGAAATCAAGAACATCGATATGGCCGAAATGCAGCAGGCAGTGCGAGCGATTGAAGCCGATATTGCTGAGTTTGCCAAAGAACTATCGAAAAAGGCGATCAAGTCAAAAAGCTTGATGCAGTAA
- a CDS encoding carboxymuconolactone decarboxylase family protein, producing MDNRYLRGVDKLNELDPNAVEAMTENFSEVCPDLARYTIEYPFGDVLQREGLDFKTRELATIAALTAMGNCQPQLKGHIQGALNIGCTKTEITEIILQMSVYAGFPAAINGMNIAKEVFAEE from the coding sequence ATGGATAATAGATATTTACGTGGCGTGGATAAACTCAATGAGCTTGATCCCAACGCTGTAGAAGCAATGACTGAAAACTTTAGTGAGGTTTGCCCAGATCTCGCCCGCTACACCATCGAATACCCTTTTGGCGATGTCTTGCAGCGGGAAGGGCTGGACTTCAAGACCCGGGAGCTTGCAACGATTGCCGCCTTAACGGCGATGGGGAACTGCCAGCCACAGCTCAAGGGCCATATCCAAGGCGCGCTCAATATTGGCTGTACAAAGACAGAGATCACCGAGATTATCTTGCAGATGTCGGTCTACGCCGGGTTTCCTGCCGCTATCAATGGCATGAATATCGCCAAGGAAGTGTTTGCTGAAGAGTAA
- a CDS encoding anaerobic C4-dicarboxylate transporter, which translates to MIIIHACLLLGAIILAARLGGIGVGLAGGLGMAIAVFGLGLPPGDIPVSVILIIMSVILALSVMQQAGGMSYMVNVAERMLRNHPRHINILAPATTFILTTLAGTGYTAMSVLNVIQQVAKENGVRPSQPLSSAVVASQIAITASPISAATAAMYVVVEQMGVSFGTALSVIMPAALFGVIVASFIASRQGCELKDDPIFQERVEKGLVNFTPEQQKQQAPSEEAKRSVWLFLAGVVFIVALLLFKPLLGHDLGSRDIIVIVMLLVSFVTAMVCKVPLTSIKKAPIFADGAESLVVILGIVWLSATIIGVHIPAIESVAGGVLEQYPALLAVVFFGTSALLFSQGATSALLIPIAASLNVDPATILASFVAVSALYMTNIYPTTAFAIATDDTGSFLSRKWNGCYIVNHPFFLPGMLGIVAAVPFGFLLASMFV; encoded by the coding sequence ATGATTATTATCCATGCGTGTTTACTATTAGGTGCGATTATCCTTGCCGCCCGTCTCGGCGGGATCGGGGTTGGTTTGGCGGGAGGCTTGGGAATGGCGATTGCTGTTTTCGGTTTGGGCTTGCCGCCAGGGGATATTCCGGTGTCGGTGATTTTGATCATTATGTCGGTGATCCTCGCCTTGTCTGTGATGCAGCAGGCTGGCGGGATGAGCTACATGGTCAATGTCGCCGAACGTATGCTGCGTAACCACCCGCGGCATATCAATATTTTGGCGCCTGCCACCACGTTTATTCTGACTACCTTGGCCGGAACCGGCTATACCGCGATGTCAGTACTGAACGTTATCCAGCAGGTTGCCAAGGAAAACGGAGTGCGTCCTAGCCAGCCATTGAGCTCGGCGGTGGTTGCCTCGCAGATAGCGATCACTGCCTCGCCGATTTCGGCGGCGACGGCTGCGATGTATGTGGTGGTGGAGCAGATGGGGGTGAGTTTTGGTACCGCACTGAGTGTGATTATGCCGGCAGCCTTGTTCGGTGTCATCGTGGCGTCGTTTATTGCCAGTCGACAGGGCTGCGAGCTCAAGGATGATCCGATTTTCCAAGAGCGAGTTGAAAAAGGCTTGGTTAACTTTACCCCAGAGCAGCAAAAGCAGCAGGCTCCGTCGGAAGAGGCGAAGCGGTCGGTATGGCTGTTCCTGGCGGGGGTTGTATTCATTGTGGCTTTGCTTCTATTTAAGCCTCTGTTGGGTCATGACTTAGGCTCGCGCGATATCATTGTTATCGTGATGCTGCTGGTGAGCTTTGTGACGGCCATGGTGTGTAAGGTACCACTGACTTCAATCAAGAAAGCGCCGATCTTTGCCGATGGCGCCGAAAGCTTGGTGGTTATTCTGGGTATCGTATGGCTTAGCGCAACGATTATTGGCGTGCATATTCCTGCAATTGAGTCAGTGGCTGGTGGGGTGCTTGAGCAGTATCCGGCCTTGCTGGCAGTGGTCTTTTTCGGGACGTCGGCGCTGCTATTTAGCCAAGGGGCAACCAGTGCTCTGCTGATCCCGATTGCAGCATCGCTCAATGTCGACCCTGCCACTATTTTGGCAAGTTTTGTTGCAGTCAGTGCGCTGTATATGACCAACATCTATCCAACGACGGCGTTCGCAATTGCCACCGATGACACGGGGTCCTTCTTGAGCCGCAAGTGGAACGGTTGCTACATCGTCAATCACCCGTTCTTCCTGCCGGGTATGCTGGGTATTGTGGCCGCGGTACCGTTTGGTTTCTTGCTGGCGAGCATGTTTGTCTAG
- a CDS encoding MmgE/PrpD family protein: protein MMNRPLLAQIAHWCVNLKWQDIPRPVVEVARTALTDYVAVTIAGSEMPVAQNIQKLVGSRVPSGRCNIFGTGQTSSAAYASYANGAASHALDFDDVSWATIGHPTVTVAPAAFAMAQERQLSGDAILLAYIAGFEAQHQIARWLMPTLSEQGWHTTPTIGVFGAAVASGLLMELDEHALTHALAIAASSASGVRGNFGSQTKAMHAGLAAFNGVNAAELAQIGVTGQPNVIEAADGFGQCFALRTDLADAKVTLGEYWDLQENGLVFKQYPCCSGSHPAIDCWDELLHERQLTPGDIEFIQVGASLLGPRELVCSKPQNAIEAKFSMQYALAARLVYGAVGVAEFADRKVQDERIQALMARIQMRVDPELEKLGFIGTAPVKIRVTLTSGETIAIANDLAKGNPEKPLSTQDIEKKFTACVAPQVGEGKCRQWLALLAQFESASSAEIKELLKQ from the coding sequence ATGATGAATAGGCCGTTATTGGCTCAGATCGCCCACTGGTGCGTCAACCTCAAATGGCAGGATATTCCCAGGCCGGTAGTCGAGGTTGCACGCACCGCCCTGACGGACTACGTCGCGGTTACTATCGCGGGCAGTGAGATGCCTGTCGCGCAAAATATCCAGAAGTTGGTTGGGTCTAGAGTCCCGTCGGGTCGGTGCAATATTTTTGGCACCGGCCAGACAAGCTCGGCCGCCTATGCCAGCTATGCCAACGGTGCGGCCTCGCATGCCTTGGACTTTGATGATGTCAGCTGGGCGACGATTGGCCATCCGACCGTGACGGTCGCCCCCGCGGCATTTGCCATGGCCCAGGAGCGCCAGCTGAGCGGCGACGCGATTTTGCTGGCTTATATTGCGGGGTTCGAAGCCCAGCACCAGATCGCCCGCTGGCTAATGCCGACGCTGTCTGAGCAGGGCTGGCATACCACACCGACAATAGGCGTGTTCGGTGCCGCGGTGGCATCGGGTTTGCTGATGGAACTGGACGAACACGCCCTGACTCATGCCTTGGCTATTGCGGCCTCGTCGGCATCGGGCGTTCGAGGTAATTTCGGCAGCCAAACCAAGGCCATGCACGCCGGACTCGCTGCCTTCAACGGCGTCAACGCGGCTGAGCTGGCGCAAATCGGAGTGACTGGACAGCCTAATGTCATCGAGGCGGCAGATGGTTTCGGCCAGTGCTTTGCGCTGCGTACGGACCTTGCTGATGCAAAGGTCACACTGGGTGAGTATTGGGATCTGCAGGAAAACGGCTTGGTATTCAAGCAATACCCATGCTGCAGCGGTAGCCATCCTGCCATCGACTGCTGGGATGAGCTGCTGCATGAGCGCCAACTCACTCCAGGAGACATTGAGTTTATCCAGGTGGGGGCCAGCTTGCTCGGCCCAAGAGAGCTGGTTTGTTCCAAGCCGCAAAATGCCATTGAAGCCAAATTCTCGATGCAGTATGCCTTGGCTGCCCGTTTGGTTTACGGCGCAGTAGGCGTGGCGGAATTTGCTGATAGGAAAGTGCAGGATGAACGCATTCAGGCGCTAATGGCAAGGATCCAGATGCGGGTCGATCCCGAGCTGGAAAAACTGGGCTTTATCGGCACCGCACCGGTCAAGATCCGGGTGACGCTGACCTCAGGAGAAACCATCGCCATCGCCAATGATCTTGCCAAGGGCAATCCGGAAAAGCCCCTTTCCACCCAAGATATCGAGAAAAAGTTCACGGCCTGTGTCGCGCCCCAAGTCGGCGAGGGAAAATGCCGCCAGTGGCTGGCGCTACTGGCTCAATTTGAATCGGCCAGCAGTGCCGAAATAAAGGAACTCCTGAAGCAATAA
- a CDS encoding aspartate ammonia-lyase yields MRKEVDVLGEMMLPNEAYYGIQTQRAVENFAVSGRTAAEVPHYIWSVAALKQAAAKANCQIGALDKTIADAIIQAAQEVMDKQFDDQFPIDVFQGGGGTSTNMNANEVIANRANEILTGSKGYEVVHPNTHVNMGQSTNDVIPAAMKMTCRMNLHALIAEVAALEAMLEEKTQAFDHVVKLARTCLQDAVPITLGQQFSGYLHQVRRLHQALIAANHQNLDLPLGATAVGTGLSTHEGYLEQVYIELQAITNEPFVAEENFFDGLQNGDAYLEVAAQLKKLAAFLSKMATDFRIQGSGPRAGFNELLIPAVQPGSSIMPGKINPVMPELINQIAYQVIGNDVAITMAVEGGELDLNVWEPVIIKSLFESCTLLTNAIPLFVEKCLKDLIPNEAVCREYAEKSTALATVIATLFGYKVGSKVAVKAFEENRTVRDVVLGDGLLTPEQADYLLDPMVMTDPKASAAAVKRYLREVKAEVNTSLEEMA; encoded by the coding sequence ATGAGAAAAGAAGTCGATGTATTAGGTGAAATGATGTTACCTAATGAGGCCTACTATGGCATCCAGACCCAAAGGGCGGTCGAGAACTTTGCGGTCTCTGGCCGTACGGCAGCAGAGGTCCCTCATTACATTTGGTCGGTGGCGGCGCTCAAACAGGCTGCGGCAAAGGCAAATTGCCAGATTGGTGCATTGGACAAAACCATTGCCGATGCCATCATCCAGGCTGCTCAGGAAGTGATGGATAAACAATTCGATGATCAATTCCCGATTGATGTGTTTCAGGGCGGCGGCGGCACCTCAACCAACATGAATGCCAATGAAGTCATCGCCAACCGGGCCAATGAAATCCTGACCGGTAGCAAGGGGTATGAGGTGGTTCACCCTAACACCCACGTCAACATGGGCCAGTCGACCAACGACGTTATCCCAGCGGCAATGAAGATGACCTGCCGTATGAATCTGCACGCGCTAATTGCCGAAGTGGCGGCGCTTGAAGCCATGCTGGAAGAGAAGACCCAGGCGTTTGACCATGTGGTTAAATTAGCCCGTACTTGCCTGCAGGATGCGGTGCCTATCACCCTAGGCCAGCAGTTCAGTGGCTATCTCCACCAAGTTCGCCGGTTGCATCAGGCGCTGATTGCCGCCAACCACCAAAACTTGGATTTACCACTCGGTGCAACCGCTGTCGGTACCGGCCTGTCGACCCACGAAGGTTATCTTGAGCAGGTGTATATCGAGCTGCAGGCCATCACCAATGAGCCTTTCGTGGCTGAGGAAAATTTCTTCGACGGGTTGCAAAATGGTGATGCCTATCTAGAAGTTGCGGCTCAGCTGAAGAAGTTGGCTGCGTTTTTATCAAAGATGGCGACAGATTTCCGCATCCAGGGCAGTGGTCCTCGCGCCGGCTTCAATGAACTGTTGATCCCGGCGGTTCAGCCTGGTTCAAGTATTATGCCGGGCAAGATCAATCCGGTGATGCCTGAGCTGATCAACCAAATCGCCTACCAGGTTATTGGCAACGATGTCGCGATTACCATGGCCGTTGAAGGCGGCGAGCTTGATCTCAATGTCTGGGAGCCGGTGATTATCAAGTCCTTGTTCGAGTCATGCACTTTGCTGACCAATGCCATCCCGCTGTTTGTTGAAAAATGCCTTAAAGACTTGATACCCAATGAAGCGGTATGCCGTGAATATGCCGAGAAAAGTACGGCTCTGGCGACAGTGATTGCCACCCTGTTTGGTTACAAGGTGGGCAGCAAAGTCGCAGTAAAAGCGTTTGAGGAAAACCGTACCGTTCGTGATGTGGTGTTGGGTGATGGACTGCTTACCCCAGAGCAGGCCGACTACCTGCTGGATCCTATGGTGATGACCGATCCGAAAGCCAGTGCCGCCGCCGTGAAGCGTTACCTGCGTGAGGTGAAAGCGGAAGTGAACACCTCTCTAGAGGAAATGGCATGA
- a CDS encoding LysR family transcriptional regulator, producing the protein MDNIAFDLRQLRTFISVVESGSFSQAAKQLNLTQSAVSQLVQSLEHALDSKLLDRSKRPIQLTISGRELYEQGSKLLIESRKLQDWMHSIEKGKLPRLRLGMVDSVTQLAGIEILKYLQPKVAHVHQVTGTAPELLASLQAGKSDIIITMANQDVPQSLAMVPLLNEQYVIVTPKDWQQQDIKSLAGCQPYIGYENWTPTGTQTNNWLKWRNINVTSQYSLDRADNVLGMVAEGLGWSLTTPTFLARQLNLLDHVDCHPLPPPSMTRQLVVISRKGESDSLLQQFVTDVRDIILNQKVFEVQSRWKWMSVGLNQSPNQ; encoded by the coding sequence ATGGATAATATTGCTTTTGATCTGCGCCAGTTACGTACCTTCATTTCCGTGGTTGAATCAGGCTCGTTCAGCCAAGCGGCCAAGCAACTCAACCTAACCCAGTCAGCGGTTTCCCAGCTTGTCCAAAGCCTCGAGCACGCCCTTGACAGCAAACTGCTCGACCGCAGCAAGCGGCCAATCCAGCTGACTATTTCCGGCCGAGAACTCTATGAGCAAGGCAGCAAGCTCCTCATCGAGTCGCGCAAGCTGCAAGACTGGATGCACTCGATAGAAAAAGGGAAATTGCCGCGGCTGCGGCTGGGCATGGTGGATTCAGTGACCCAACTGGCCGGTATTGAGATCCTCAAGTACCTGCAGCCCAAGGTGGCCCATGTCCATCAGGTGACCGGCACGGCGCCAGAGCTGCTGGCTTCGCTACAGGCGGGCAAGAGCGATATCATCATTACTATGGCGAACCAGGATGTCCCGCAGAGCTTGGCTATGGTGCCTTTGCTGAACGAGCAGTATGTCATCGTCACTCCCAAAGACTGGCAACAGCAAGACATCAAAAGCCTGGCTGGCTGCCAACCTTATATCGGCTATGAAAACTGGACGCCGACCGGTACCCAGACCAATAACTGGCTTAAATGGCGCAATATCAATGTCACCAGCCAGTACTCACTGGATCGAGCTGATAATGTCCTGGGCATGGTCGCCGAAGGGCTGGGCTGGTCACTGACAACCCCCACCTTCCTCGCCCGCCAGCTCAACTTGTTGGATCATGTCGACTGCCACCCTCTTCCGCCACCAAGCATGACCCGCCAACTGGTAGTGATTTCCCGCAAAGGCGAATCTGACAGTCTACTGCAGCAGTTTGTCACCGATGTGCGCGATATTATCCTCAACCAGAAAGTCTTTGAGGTGCAAAGCCGGTGGAAATGGATGTCTGTCGGACTAAACCAAAGCCCAAATCAATGA
- a CDS encoding substrate-binding domain-containing protein, translating into MSIWFDVGGPVGGPYATVVQNGAVQAAEDLGVDLRVVYSDWQPQKMVENFKQALAAKPTGIVVMGHPGDSAYQPLIDEAYSKGIKVTAVDTALPQTMAGKQAEGFGYVGVSNAERGVQLANQALRKGHFKAGDRAMVWGIKDIAERSDSTRGLISTLEKAGLNVDFIQISPEVDKDPSLGTSALSAYLARTPDVKLIMVDHGALTSQMGNFLRNAGVRPNELFVAGFSLSPATADAIKTGYVQLAADSQPYLMGYLSVVQVVLSKRYGFSGLDINTGAGFVTADNIDFIAPLAAKGIR; encoded by the coding sequence ATGTCCATTTGGTTTGATGTCGGGGGGCCTGTCGGTGGCCCATACGCGACGGTGGTGCAGAATGGTGCGGTTCAAGCAGCTGAAGATCTCGGCGTCGACTTGCGAGTTGTCTATTCCGACTGGCAGCCGCAGAAGATGGTCGAAAACTTCAAGCAGGCCCTTGCAGCCAAGCCAACCGGTATCGTTGTGATGGGGCACCCTGGTGACAGCGCCTACCAGCCTTTGATCGACGAAGCCTATAGCAAAGGCATCAAGGTCACCGCAGTTGATACCGCCCTGCCGCAAACCATGGCAGGCAAACAGGCTGAAGGCTTTGGCTATGTCGGTGTCAGCAATGCCGAGCGCGGTGTACAGCTCGCCAATCAAGCGCTTCGCAAAGGGCATTTCAAGGCCGGTGACCGCGCCATGGTATGGGGAATTAAAGATATTGCCGAGCGCAGCGATTCTACCCGAGGGCTGATCTCCACCCTCGAAAAGGCCGGGCTTAACGTTGACTTCATCCAGATTTCACCGGAAGTCGATAAAGATCCATCCCTTGGCACCAGCGCGCTATCGGCCTATCTGGCCCGCACCCCAGACGTGAAATTAATCATGGTCGACCACGGCGCACTAACCTCGCAGATGGGCAACTTCCTACGTAACGCGGGGGTACGTCCCAACGAGCTGTTTGTCGCTGGCTTCAGCCTCTCGCCAGCTACTGCCGATGCCATCAAAACCGGCTATGTCCAACTGGCAGCAGATAGCCAACCCTACCTAATGGGTTACTTATCCGTGGTACAGGTGGTACTGAGCAAGCGCTATGGTTTCTCCGGCCTAGATATCAATACCGGCGCGGGCTTCGTCACTGCCGATAACATCGACTTCATTGCTCCACTAGCGGCCAAAGGCATCCGTTAA
- a CDS encoding ATP-binding cassette domain-containing protein has protein sequence MADNVLEISGLNKWFGPVHALKHIHFSLKRGEVCALLGDNGAGKSTLIKLISGAETIEQEALQQGRIKVDGQAVDLKRYNVKMARQLGIETVYQSGSLGEQQSVWRNLFLGRHLRNRFGFIDQKKERRQAEALLRKLDFRGVGANIDTPVNLLSGGERQGLAIGRAMLFDASVVILDEPTTALSVGEVDKVLCFIETLREQNRACLLITHNMNDAFRVADRFVVMDRGQIVAEYHKAEMTQEALHRALLDAIGRGA, from the coding sequence ATGGCTGACAATGTGCTTGAAATCTCGGGGCTGAACAAGTGGTTCGGCCCCGTCCACGCGTTAAAACATATTCACTTTTCCCTCAAGCGCGGTGAAGTCTGTGCCCTGCTCGGCGATAATGGCGCGGGTAAATCAACCCTGATCAAATTAATCAGCGGAGCCGAGACCATTGAACAGGAGGCGTTGCAACAAGGGCGAATCAAGGTTGACGGCCAAGCCGTTGACTTAAAACGCTACAACGTGAAAATGGCCCGCCAGCTGGGCATCGAAACAGTCTATCAATCCGGGTCTTTGGGCGAGCAGCAAAGTGTGTGGCGCAACCTGTTTCTGGGACGTCATCTTCGCAACAGGTTTGGCTTTATCGATCAGAAAAAAGAGCGCCGGCAGGCTGAGGCTCTGCTGAGAAAGCTCGACTTCCGCGGAGTGGGCGCCAACATCGACACACCGGTAAACCTGCTGTCAGGCGGCGAGCGCCAGGGACTGGCAATTGGCCGGGCAATGCTGTTCGATGCCAGCGTGGTGATCTTGGATGAACCAACGACGGCACTGTCAGTCGGCGAAGTCGACAAGGTACTGTGCTTTATTGAAACATTGCGTGAACAAAACCGGGCCTGCCTGCTGATCACCCACAATATGAACGATGCCTTCCGGGTCGCCGACCGTTTTGTGGTGATGGATCGGGGACAAATCGTCGCCGAGTACCACAAGGCCGAAATGACCCAGGAAGCCTTGCACCGGGCATTGCTCGATGCGATTGGGAGGGGCGCATGA